Proteins from a genomic interval of Qipengyuania sp. JC766:
- the secY gene encoding preprotein translocase subunit SecY — protein sequence MASRADNFASNLSFANFSKATELRQRIWFTVGALIVFRFLSFVPLPGINPRALQSLTDQPLGVLDLFNTFTGGSLERMSIIALGLMPYITASIVVQMAAALHPSLMALKKEGATGRQKLNQYTRYGTVFLCALQGWFLAAGLESFAASNGLQAVVNPGYMFRVGAVISLIGGTMFLLWLGEQITSRGIGNGISLIIMAGIVAQFPSFATNLFEGGRTGDIGGATIATFLAMIVILILFICFMERAQRRLLIQYPKRATQRGMMQADRSHLPLKLNTAGVIPPIFASSLLLLPLTITQFAGNTIDQGSTFGETIQTVIQYLGQGQPLYLALYALGIIFFTFFYTAVVFNPEETADNLKKNGGFIPGIRPGKRTAEYLDYVLTRITVVGAIYLTLVCVVPEYMIGQMGIPIFLGGTSLLIVVNVTVDTISQIQSHLLAHQYGDLIKKAKLKGRLR from the coding sequence ATGGCATCACGCGCCGACAATTTCGCAAGCAATCTCAGCTTCGCCAATTTCTCCAAGGCAACCGAACTCCGCCAGCGCATCTGGTTTACCGTCGGTGCCCTGATCGTGTTCCGGTTCCTGAGCTTCGTGCCGCTGCCGGGTATCAACCCGCGCGCGCTGCAGAGCCTCACGGATCAGCCGCTGGGCGTACTGGACCTGTTCAACACCTTCACCGGCGGCAGCCTGGAGCGCATGAGCATCATCGCGCTCGGCCTTATGCCGTACATTACCGCGTCCATCGTGGTTCAGATGGCAGCCGCACTTCATCCTTCGCTGATGGCGTTGAAGAAGGAAGGCGCGACGGGGCGCCAGAAGCTGAACCAGTACACCCGTTACGGCACGGTCTTCCTGTGCGCGTTGCAGGGCTGGTTCCTGGCTGCCGGTCTGGAAAGTTTTGCCGCGTCGAACGGACTGCAGGCCGTGGTCAATCCCGGTTACATGTTCCGGGTTGGAGCGGTCATCAGCCTGATCGGCGGAACCATGTTCCTCCTCTGGCTTGGCGAACAGATCACCAGCCGGGGCATCGGCAACGGGATTTCGCTGATCATCATGGCGGGTATCGTGGCCCAGTTCCCGAGCTTCGCGACCAACCTGTTTGAAGGTGGACGGACCGGCGACATTGGTGGTGCGACCATTGCGACCTTCCTCGCCATGATCGTCATCCTGATCCTGTTCATCTGCTTCATGGAGCGGGCGCAGCGTCGCCTGCTCATCCAGTATCCGAAGCGGGCGACCCAGCGCGGGATGATGCAGGCCGACCGTTCGCACCTGCCGCTCAAGCTCAACACCGCCGGCGTCATCCCGCCCATTTTCGCCAGTTCGCTGCTCCTGCTGCCGCTGACGATCACGCAGTTCGCGGGGAACACGATCGACCAGGGCTCGACCTTCGGGGAGACGATCCAGACCGTGATCCAGTATCTCGGCCAGGGTCAGCCGCTCTATCTCGCGCTGTATGCCCTGGGCATCATTTTCTTCACGTTCTTCTACACCGCGGTCGTCTTCAATCCCGAGGAGACGGCGGACAATCTGAAGAAGAACGGCGGCTTCATTCCTGGCATCCGTCCGGGCAAGCGGACCGCGGAGTATCTGGACTACGTCCTCACGCGCATCACCGTGGTAGGCGCGATCTATCTGACGCTGGTCTGCGTCGTGCCGGAATACATGATCGGCCAGATGGGTATTCCGATCTTCCTCGGCGGTACCAGCCTGCTGATCGTCGTGAACGTGACTGTGGATACTATCAGCCAGATCCAGTCGCACCTGCTGGCCCACCAGTACGGCGACCTGATCAAGAAGGCCAAGCTCAAGGGTCGGCTGCGCTAG
- the rplF gene encoding 50S ribosomal protein L6, with translation MSRIGKRPVPVPQGVEAKIEGDTLTVKGPKGTLTMGLSDQIDYKVEDEGISVNPANDTRKARDFWGMQRTLVSNLVEGVTEGFTRTLEISGVGYRAQAQGSKLKLQLGYSHDVDLDVPEGLDVKTPDQTTIIVSGIDKQSVGQFAAEIRRWRKPEPYKGKGIKYQGEYIFRKEGKKK, from the coding sequence ATGAGCCGCATCGGCAAAAGGCCGGTCCCGGTCCCGCAGGGGGTCGAGGCCAAGATCGAAGGCGACACCCTGACGGTGAAGGGGCCCAAGGGCACCTTGACCATGGGGCTGAGCGACCAGATCGACTACAAGGTCGAGGACGAAGGCATATCGGTCAATCCTGCGAACGACACCAGGAAGGCTCGCGATTTCTGGGGCATGCAGCGCACGCTCGTGTCCAACCTGGTCGAAGGCGTGACGGAAGGCTTCACGCGGACGCTGGAGATTTCCGGTGTCGGCTACCGTGCTCAAGCGCAGGGCAGCAAGCTCAAGCTGCAGCTCGGCTACAGCCATGACGTTGACCTCGATGTTCCGGAAGGGCTCGACGTCAAGACGCCCGACCAGACGACGATCATCGTGAGCGGGATCGACAAGCAGTCGGTCGGCCAGTTCGCCGCAGAAATCCGCCGCTGGCGCAAGCCCGAACCCTACAAGGGCAAGGGTATCAAGTACCAGGGCGAATATATCTTCCGCAAGGAAGGGAAGAAGAAGTAA
- the gdhA gene encoding NADP-specific glutamate dehydrogenase, translating to MAVADHVNFHTFMEGVKKRNPGQEEFIQAVREVSQDIFAFIEDKREYHEAQILRRMAEPDRVISFRVCWEDDDHNIRVQRGWRVQNNNAIGPYKGGLRFDPGVTESVLKFLAFEQTFKNSLTGLPLGGGKGGANFNPKGKSDAEVMRFCQSFMTELYRHIGPETDVPAGDIGVGNREIGFLFGQYKRIVNRWEGAITGKAQEFGGSVMRPEATGYGAVYFLCNMYAHRDDSIEGKTAIISGSGNVALHAAEKFTELGGKVLSLSDSDGAIHDPDGIDAEKLNWLKALKFERRGRISEYAEKFSGTEYRDGGEPWDIEADCALPCATQNEIGKEEAKKLVDNGVKAVVEGANMPSTLEAVEVFRDARLMYAPGKAANAGGVAVSGLEMSQNSERVSWNHEKLHDMLTELMADIHTKCVEFGDDGGDYVDYVKGANIAGFKKVADAMLAFGVV from the coding sequence ATGGCCGTAGCCGACCACGTGAACTTCCATACCTTCATGGAAGGTGTGAAGAAGCGCAATCCCGGGCAGGAGGAGTTCATTCAGGCAGTCCGCGAGGTATCGCAGGACATCTTCGCCTTCATCGAGGACAAGCGCGAATATCACGAGGCGCAGATCCTGCGCCGCATGGCCGAACCGGACAGAGTCATCAGTTTCCGTGTTTGCTGGGAAGACGACGATCACAACATCCGGGTCCAGCGCGGATGGCGGGTCCAGAACAACAATGCGATAGGCCCTTACAAGGGCGGGCTTCGCTTCGATCCCGGCGTGACCGAGAGCGTACTCAAGTTCCTCGCCTTCGAGCAGACCTTCAAGAACTCGCTGACCGGACTGCCGCTGGGCGGTGGCAAGGGCGGGGCGAACTTCAATCCGAAAGGAAAGAGCGATGCTGAAGTCATGCGCTTCTGCCAGAGCTTCATGACGGAACTCTACCGGCACATTGGTCCGGAAACGGACGTGCCCGCCGGCGATATCGGGGTCGGGAACCGGGAAATCGGCTTCCTGTTCGGTCAGTACAAGCGGATCGTGAACAGGTGGGAAGGGGCCATAACCGGCAAAGCCCAGGAGTTCGGCGGTTCCGTGATGCGTCCCGAAGCGACCGGCTACGGCGCGGTTTACTTCCTGTGCAACATGTATGCGCACCGCGATGACAGCATCGAAGGCAAGACCGCCATCATCTCTGGCTCCGGCAACGTGGCGCTGCACGCGGCGGAGAAATTCACCGAGCTTGGCGGCAAGGTGCTGAGCCTCTCCGACTCCGACGGGGCGATCCATGACCCGGACGGCATCGACGCGGAGAAGCTGAACTGGCTCAAAGCGCTCAAGTTCGAGAGGCGCGGCCGGATCAGCGAATATGCGGAGAAGTTCTCCGGGACGGAATATCGCGACGGCGGCGAGCCCTGGGATATCGAGGCGGACTGCGCCCTGCCGTGCGCGACGCAGAACGAGATCGGTAAGGAGGAAGCGAAGAAGCTGGTCGACAATGGCGTGAAAGCGGTTGTCGAAGGGGCTAACATGCCCAGCACTCTGGAAGCGGTCGAAGTCTTCCGCGATGCACGGCTGATGTACGCACCCGGAAAAGCGGCGAATGCCGGCGGGGTCGCCGTATCGGGGCTCGAGATGAGCCAGAACTCGGAGCGGGTCAGCTGGAACCACGAGAAGCTGCACGACATGCTGACCGAGCTGATGGCCGATATCCACACCAAGTGTGTCGAGTTCGGCGACGACGGCGGCGACTATGTCGACTACGTGAAGGGCGCCAATATCGCCGGGTTCAAGAAGGTCGCGGACGCCATGCTGGCATTCGGTGTCGTCTGA
- the rpsN gene encoding 30S ribosomal protein S14 has translation MAKLSSINKNERRKQLVKKYAAKYEKLKAIADDESLDESERLIARLKMAEIPRNANPTRVRNRCSTTGRPRGYYRKFGINRIELRNLGNKGLIPGLTKSSW, from the coding sequence ATGGCGAAACTGAGTTCCATCAACAAGAACGAGCGACGCAAGCAGCTCGTGAAGAAGTATGCGGCGAAGTACGAGAAGTTGAAGGCGATTGCCGACGACGAATCGCTCGACGAGAGCGAGCGGCTGATCGCCCGTCTCAAGATGGCGGAAATCCCGCGCAACGCGAACCCGACCCGCGTGCGCAACCGCTGTTCCACCACCGGCCGCCCGCGCGGCTATTATCGCAAGTTCGGCATCAACCGCATCGAACTGCGCAATCTCGGCAACAAGGGCCTGATTCCGGGCCTGACCAAGTCGAGCTGGTGA
- the rpsE gene encoding 30S ribosomal protein S5 — MADENKTEENQAPETQAAPEQAPGVPETPEVAKAKADSGVAEAESGPTTQKEEPAIADTPSEAADNQSPAQGDDGNPRDRQDARGGRGRGGNDRGGRGRGGGRDNRRGGRREEEDDGIIEKLVHINRVSKTVKGGKRFGFAALVVVGDGSGRVGFGKGKAREVPEAINKATAAARKKMIRVALKEGRTLHHDGRGRFGAGKVTIRTAPPGTGIIAGGPMRAVFESLGVADVVTKSVGTSNPYNMIRATFEALQDQTSPKSVAQRRGKKVADLLGRSGKVSEAEAEADAAAVVE; from the coding sequence ATGGCCGACGAGAACAAGACAGAAGAAAACCAGGCGCCGGAAACTCAGGCTGCGCCCGAGCAGGCTCCGGGCGTTCCCGAGACGCCTGAAGTCGCGAAGGCCAAGGCTGATTCCGGCGTGGCCGAGGCCGAAAGCGGTCCGACAACGCAGAAGGAAGAGCCGGCGATTGCCGACACGCCTTCCGAAGCTGCCGACAACCAGTCGCCTGCCCAGGGCGACGACGGTAATCCGCGCGACCGGCAGGACGCCCGCGGTGGTCGTGGCCGTGGCGGCAATGATCGTGGTGGCCGAGGCCGTGGCGGTGGTCGTGACAATCGTCGTGGCGGACGCCGCGAGGAAGAAGACGACGGCATCATCGAGAAGCTGGTCCACATCAACCGCGTTTCCAAGACGGTGAAGGGCGGTAAGCGCTTCGGTTTCGCCGCGCTGGTCGTGGTCGGCGACGGATCGGGCCGGGTCGGTTTCGGCAAGGGCAAGGCCCGCGAAGTGCCGGAAGCGATCAATAAGGCAACTGCTGCCGCCCGCAAGAAGATGATCCGCGTGGCGCTCAAGGAAGGCCGCACGCTTCACCATGACGGCCGTGGCCGTTTCGGTGCCGGCAAGGTGACCATCCGCACGGCTCCCCCGGGAACCGGTATCATCGCCGGTGGTCCGATGCGCGCCGTGTTCGAGAGCCTGGGCGTCGCCGACGTCGTGACGAAGTCGGTCGGTACGTCCAACCCGTACAACATGATCCGCGCCACGTTCGAGGCACTGCAGGACCAGACTTCGCCGAAGTCGGTTGCACAGCGTCGCGGCAAGAAGGTCGCCGACCTTCTCGGTCGCAGTGGCAAGGTCAGCGAGGCCGAGGCGGAAGCCGACGCTGCAGCTGTCGTGGAGTAA
- the rplQ gene encoding 50S ribosomal protein L17 — MRHGIRQRKLGRKSGHRTAMFRNMAAALIKHEQIVTTAPKAKELRPYVEKLITLAKRGGLSNRRLAMSRLGDETQLKKLFDILAERYSDRDGGYTRVIKAGIRASDSAPIAVIEFVDRDEDAKGQDSGPVMTEEDEYEDA, encoded by the coding sequence ATGCGTCACGGTATCAGGCAGCGTAAGCTCGGTCGCAAGTCGGGTCACCGCACCGCCATGTTCCGCAACATGGCCGCCGCGCTGATCAAGCACGAACAGATCGTCACCACGGCCCCGAAGGCCAAGGAACTGCGGCCTTACGTCGAAAAGCTGATCACGCTGGCGAAGCGTGGCGGTCTTTCGAACCGTCGTCTCGCCATGAGCCGTCTGGGCGACGAAACGCAGCTCAAGAAGCTGTTCGATATTCTGGCCGAACGGTATTCCGATCGTGATGGCGGATACACGCGTGTCATCAAGGCCGGCATCCGCGCCAGCGACAGCGCGCCCATCGCCGTGATCGAATTCGTCGACCGCGACGAAGATGCGAAGGGCCAGGACAGCGGTCCGGTCATGACCGAAGAGGACGAATACGAAGACGCCTGA
- the rpsH gene encoding 30S ribosomal protein S8: protein MAMTDPLGDMLTRIRNGQQAKKDSVLSPASKLRANVLEVLQREGYIRGYSEDESGKHPQLRIELKYFEGEPAIKHVARVSKPGRRVYSGSKELPTVRNGLGITIVSTPKGVLSDIEARNENVGGEVLAEVF from the coding sequence ATGGCAATGACCGATCCCCTGGGTGACATGCTCACCCGCATCCGCAACGGGCAGCAGGCGAAGAAGGATTCCGTCCTTTCGCCCGCGTCCAAGCTGCGTGCGAACGTGCTCGAGGTTCTCCAGCGTGAAGGCTACATCCGTGGCTATTCCGAAGACGAGAGCGGCAAGCACCCGCAGCTGCGGATCGAACTGAAGTATTTCGAAGGCGAACCTGCGATCAAGCACGTCGCCCGTGTCTCCAAGCCTGGACGTCGCGTCTATTCGGGTTCCAAGGAACTCCCGACGGTGCGCAACGGCCTTGGCATCACCATCGTCTCGACGCCCAAGGGCGTGCTTTCGGATATCGAAGCGCGCAACGAAAACGTCGGCGGCGAAGTGCTGGCGGAGGTGTTCTGA
- a CDS encoding fasciclin domain-containing protein gives MKPYLGSALAALTLSLAACGSADGDAYGEPVANTEQAGDSGLFATVGNIGELSTAHELLRQAGLDQTFGEDAGYTLFLPSDEAFAQLPAEDLARLETEEGRPELIAILRRHIAVGAIGKEDLDSALERGDGSIEIASVADTPIAIRTDGDDVVLGSGENAPRLTGDAEAATDGVVYVIDGLIPPQD, from the coding sequence ATGAAGCCATACCTTGGAAGCGCGCTCGCTGCGTTGACACTTTCGCTCGCCGCCTGCGGATCGGCAGATGGCGACGCTTACGGCGAACCCGTCGCGAACACTGAACAGGCTGGCGATAGCGGGCTGTTCGCGACTGTTGGGAACATCGGCGAATTGTCGACGGCCCACGAACTCCTCCGGCAGGCCGGTCTCGACCAAACTTTCGGCGAAGATGCCGGATACACGCTGTTCCTGCCAAGCGACGAAGCATTCGCGCAGTTACCGGCCGAGGATCTCGCCAGGCTCGAGACGGAAGAGGGGCGACCTGAACTGATCGCCATCCTTCGTCGGCATATTGCGGTCGGTGCTATCGGGAAGGAAGATCTCGACAGCGCGCTCGAACGCGGTGACGGCTCGATCGAAATTGCCAGTGTGGCCGATACGCCGATCGCCATCCGTACCGATGGCGATGATGTCGTTCTCGGCTCGGGCGAAAATGCGCCGAGGCTGACGGGGGATGCAGAGGCCGCGACGGATGGCGTCGTTTATGTGATCGACGGGTTGATACCACCACAGGACTGA
- the rplR gene encoding 50S ribosomal protein L18: MAKLSLFERRRRRVRTALRNRAGGKPRLSVHRTGKHIYAQIIDDAAGKTVAAASTLGEKGSGANVDAAQKVGKDIAAAAKKAGVTTVVFDRGGFLFHGRVKALAEAAREGGLEF, translated from the coding sequence ATGGCAAAGCTTTCCCTCTTCGAACGCCGCCGCCGTCGGGTGCGCACCGCGCTCCGCAATCGTGCAGGTGGCAAGCCGCGTCTTTCGGTGCATCGCACCGGCAAGCATATCTATGCGCAGATCATCGATGATGCTGCAGGCAAGACCGTGGCCGCCGCCAGCACGCTCGGCGAAAAGGGCAGCGGTGCGAATGTCGACGCTGCCCAGAAGGTCGGCAAGGATATCGCAGCCGCTGCCAAGAAGGCCGGCGTCACCACTGTCGTGTTCGATCGCGGCGGGTTCCTTTTCCATGGCCGCGTCAAGGCGCTGGCCGAGGCCGCCCGCGAAGGCGGGCTGGAGTTCTGA
- the rpsK gene encoding 30S ribosomal protein S11 has translation MAREPGRIRRRDKKNITSGVAHVNASFNNTMVTITDAQGNAISWSSAGMMGFKGSRKSTPYAAQVAADDAGKKAAEHGVRTLEVEIKGPGSGRESALRALQAVGFTITSIRDVTPIPHNGVRPSKRRRV, from the coding sequence ATGGCACGCGAACCAGGCCGTATCAGGCGGCGCGACAAGAAGAACATCACCAGCGGTGTTGCGCACGTCAATGCCAGCTTCAACAACACGATGGTCACCATCACCGATGCCCAGGGCAATGCGATCAGCTGGTCCAGCGCCGGCATGATGGGCTTCAAGGGCAGCCGCAAGTCGACGCCCTACGCCGCCCAGGTGGCCGCTGACGATGCGGGCAAGAAGGCCGCCGAACACGGCGTCCGCACGCTGGAAGTCGAAATCAAGGGCCCGGGCTCGGGTCGTGAGAGCGCTCTTCGTGCGCTGCAGGCGGTGGGTTTCACCATCACCAGCATCCGCGACGTGACGCCCATCCCGCATAACGGCGTCCGTCCGTCGAAGCGTCGCCGGGTCTGA
- a CDS encoding DNA-directed RNA polymerase subunit alpha, translating to MAVNTKNWQELIKPTNLDLKEGTDKTRKVTFVAEPLERGFGLTLGNALRRVLLSSLQGAAITSIKIENVLHEFSSLAGVREDVTDIVLNVKQIALKMEGEGPKRLQLSATGPGEVKAGDIAVSGDIEVMNKDLVLCHLDDGATLNMELTADVGKGYVPAVQNRPADAPIGLIPVDSLYSPIRQVSYKVENARVGQELDYDKLSLTIETDGTVTPEDSVAYAARILQDQLTLFVHFEDGVPQAPSAMIGQAAEPQESDTNQLNRYLLKKVDELELSVRSANCLKNDNIIYIGDLVQKTEAEMLRTPNFGRKSLNEIKEVLSSMGLRLGMDIPGWPPENIEEMAKKLEQELLG from the coding sequence ATGGCCGTCAATACCAAGAACTGGCAGGAACTCATCAAACCGACCAACCTCGATCTGAAGGAAGGCACCGACAAGACCAGGAAGGTGACGTTCGTCGCCGAACCGCTGGAGCGTGGTTTCGGTCTTACGCTGGGCAACGCCCTGCGTCGTGTCCTGCTCAGCTCGCTCCAAGGTGCGGCAATCACCTCGATCAAGATCGAGAACGTCCTTCACGAATTCTCCAGCCTTGCCGGCGTGCGCGAGGATGTGACGGACATCGTTCTCAACGTGAAGCAGATCGCTCTCAAGATGGAGGGCGAAGGCCCCAAGCGGCTGCAGCTTTCGGCAACGGGTCCGGGCGAAGTCAAGGCCGGCGACATCGCCGTGTCGGGTGATATCGAGGTGATGAACAAGGACCTCGTCCTGTGTCATCTGGACGACGGCGCGACCCTGAACATGGAACTCACCGCGGACGTGGGCAAGGGTTACGTCCCGGCGGTGCAGAACCGTCCGGCCGACGCCCCGATCGGCCTCATTCCGGTCGACAGCCTGTATTCGCCGATCCGTCAGGTCAGCTACAAGGTCGAGAACGCCCGCGTCGGGCAGGAACTCGATTACGACAAGCTCAGCCTCACGATCGAGACCGACGGCACCGTAACGCCCGAGGATTCCGTTGCTTATGCCGCTCGCATCCTGCAGGACCAGCTCACGCTGTTCGTCCACTTCGAGGACGGCGTGCCGCAGGCGCCCAGCGCGATGATCGGTCAGGCCGCCGAGCCGCAGGAAAGCGACACCAACCAGCTCAACCGCTACCTTCTCAAGAAGGTGGACGAACTGGAACTGTCCGTCCGCAGCGCGAACTGCCTCAAGAACGACAACATCATCTACATCGGCGACCTGGTCCAGAAGACCGAAGCCGAGATGCTGCGTACGCCGAATTTCGGCCGCAAGTCGCTCAACGAGATCAAGGAAGTGCTCTCCAGCATGGGCCTTCGCCTTGGCATGGACATCCCCGGATGGCCGCCGGAGAACATCGAGGAAATGGCCAAGAAGCTCGAACAGGAACTGCTTGGCTGA
- the rpsM gene encoding 30S ribosomal protein S13, which yields MARIAGVNLPTNKRVIIALTYIHGIGRTTAVQIADKLGIDHARRVQDLTDGEILQIREAIDSGHQVEGDLRRETAMNIKRLMDLRSYRGLRHRAGLPVRGQRTHTNARTRKGKAKPIAGKKK from the coding sequence GTGGCTCGTATTGCCGGGGTAAACCTCCCCACGAACAAGCGCGTGATCATCGCGCTGACCTACATTCACGGTATCGGCCGCACGACGGCCGTCCAGATCGCCGACAAGCTCGGCATCGATCATGCCCGCCGCGTGCAGGACCTGACCGATGGCGAGATCCTCCAGATCCGCGAGGCGATCGACAGCGGCCACCAGGTCGAAGGTGACCTCCGCCGCGAAACCGCGATGAACATCAAGCGTCTGATGGACCTGCGTTCCTATCGCGGCCTGCGCCATCGTGCCGGTCTGCCGGTGCGTGGTCAGCGTACGCACACCAATGCCCGTACCCGTAAGGGCAAGGCGAAGCCCATCGCGGGCAAGAAGAAGTAA
- a CDS encoding SRPBCC family protein has protein sequence MRYAFAGLASLAAVLITTSAQAEVTAQSGEGFVSRNVATVPADARQVWLKLIAPGEWWNQGHTFSGDSANLTLTPQGGGCFCETLPEPEEEDRARPGLAGSVQHMRVIYAEPDKALRMRGGLGPLQSEPIDGVLTITLLENRNRTGTQVLFEYVVGGFMRFETEEIAKAVDAVMAQQLQGLAVSLGAKPPAASTRTRPAAESETAEPADEADEPETDSESVEDAFGDLE, from the coding sequence ATGAGATACGCTTTTGCCGGTTTGGCGAGCCTTGCCGCAGTCCTGATTACAACCTCCGCCCAGGCCGAGGTTACGGCCCAGTCGGGCGAGGGTTTCGTCAGCCGAAATGTCGCCACCGTGCCTGCCGACGCCCGCCAGGTCTGGCTGAAGCTCATCGCTCCTGGCGAATGGTGGAACCAGGGGCACACCTTCAGCGGGGATTCCGCCAACCTGACGCTCACGCCGCAGGGCGGGGGGTGTTTCTGCGAGACGCTGCCTGAACCGGAAGAGGAAGATCGTGCACGGCCCGGCCTGGCGGGAAGCGTGCAGCACATGCGCGTCATCTACGCGGAGCCGGACAAGGCGCTCAGGATGCGTGGCGGGCTCGGCCCGTTGCAGAGCGAGCCGATCGACGGCGTTCTGACGATCACCCTACTGGAGAACCGGAACCGTACGGGCACGCAGGTCCTGTTCGAATACGTGGTGGGCGGCTTCATGCGCTTCGAGACGGAGGAAATCGCGAAGGCGGTCGATGCCGTGATGGCGCAGCAATTGCAGGGTCTCGCCGTTTCGCTCGGCGCGAAGCCACCGGCGGCAAGTACGCGCACGCGGCCCGCAGCCGAAAGCGAGACAGCCGAACCCGCGGATGAAGCCGACGAACCGGAAACGGACAGCGAGTCCGTGGAAGACGCCTTCGGCGATCTGGAATAG
- the rpmD gene encoding 50S ribosomal protein L30 — MAKIKIKQIGSPIRRPESQRKILIGLGLNKMHRVVELEDTPEVRGAIKKLPHMVEVVED; from the coding sequence ATGGCGAAGATCAAGATCAAGCAGATCGGAAGCCCGATCCGCCGGCCGGAAAGCCAGCGCAAGATCCTCATCGGCCTGGGCCTCAACAAGATGCACCGGGTCGTGGAACTCGAGGACACTCCCGAAGTGCGCGGAGCGATCAAGAAGCTCCCACACATGGTGGAAGTGGTCGAAGACTAG
- a CDS encoding adenylate kinase produces MNVILLGPPGAGKGTQAHLLMEHHGMRQLSTGDMLRKAVKNRTEVGLQAKAIMDRGDLVSDEIVSALIDNELAEMPADMGAIFDGYPRTEAQARDLDEILSRHDRKLDHVIELEVDEDALVDRITGRFTCAECGEGYHDRHKQPEREGVCDKCGSTEFKRRPDDTEETVRKRMAVYRAETAPILPHYERKGIVTRIDGMGTMDGVSRAIEGVIAS; encoded by the coding sequence ATGAACGTCATTCTTCTCGGACCCCCAGGGGCAGGCAAAGGCACGCAGGCGCATCTCCTGATGGAGCATCACGGCATGCGCCAGCTTTCCACCGGCGACATGCTGCGCAAGGCAGTGAAGAACCGGACCGAGGTCGGCCTGCAGGCAAAGGCGATCATGGACCGCGGCGATCTCGTCTCGGACGAAATCGTCTCGGCCCTGATCGATAACGAGCTGGCCGAGATGCCGGCCGATATGGGCGCCATCTTCGATGGATATCCCCGCACCGAGGCTCAGGCGCGCGACCTCGACGAGATCCTTTCCCGGCACGACCGCAAGCTCGACCATGTGATCGAGCTCGAAGTCGACGAAGATGCGCTGGTCGACCGCATAACCGGCCGCTTCACATGCGCCGAGTGCGGCGAGGGCTACCACGATCGGCACAAGCAACCGGAACGCGAAGGCGTTTGCGACAAGTGCGGATCGACCGAATTCAAGCGGCGTCCCGATGACACCGAGGAAACCGTGCGCAAACGAATGGCGGTCTATCGCGCCGAGACCGCACCGATCCTGCCCCACTACGAGCGCAAGGGCATCGTGACCCGGATCGACGGAATGGGAACGATGGACGGAGTGAGCCGGGCCATCGAAGGCGTCATCGCCTCCTGA
- the rplO gene encoding 50S ribosomal protein L15, which produces MKLNDIKDNEGARKGRMRVGRGIGSGKGVTGGRGQKGQKSREGVSIKGFEGGQMPLHMRLPKRGFNNPFGKDYAEVNVGMVQKFIDAGKLDAKKDIDHATLKAAGLARGGKDGVRLLAKGELKAKAKFIVSGASKGAIDAVEKAGGSVDVLPKKPTLAKGEKMAKKADR; this is translated from the coding sequence ATGAAACTCAACGACATCAAGGACAATGAAGGCGCCCGCAAGGGACGCATGCGCGTCGGCCGTGGCATCGGTTCGGGCAAGGGCGTTACCGGCGGTCGTGGCCAGAAGGGTCAGAAGAGCCGCGAAGGTGTGTCCATCAAGGGCTTTGAAGGCGGCCAGATGCCGCTGCACATGCGGCTTCCGAAGCGAGGCTTCAACAATCCGTTCGGCAAGGACTATGCCGAGGTGAACGTGGGCATGGTCCAGAAGTTCATCGACGCGGGCAAGCTCGATGCCAAGAAGGACATCGACCACGCCACGCTCAAGGCTGCGGGCCTGGCCCGTGGCGGCAAGGACGGCGTCCGTCTGCTCGCCAAGGGCGAACTGAAGGCCAAGGCCAAGTTCATCGTGTCGGGTGCCTCGAAGGGCGCGATCGACGCGGTCGAAAAGGCCGGCGGTTCGGTGGATGTCCTGCCGAAGAAGCCGACTCTCGCCAAGGGCGAGAAGATGGCCAAGAAGGCCGACAGGTAG